One stretch of Flavobacterium sp. 9 DNA includes these proteins:
- the gldJ gene encoding gliding motility lipoprotein GldJ — protein MKVNKIVALQLMMSMVLMLGTASCSKKSSSSHASRATGWDVDSQNGTAARNAGKKQQAGPGLVFVEGGTFTMGKVQDDVMHDWNNTPTQQHVQSFYMDETEVTNGMYLEYLEWLKKVFPPTEENYKNIYEGASPDTLVWRNRLGYNETMTNNYLRHPSYANYPVVGVNWIQAVEFAKWRTDRVNEAVLEKNGYLQKGAKTNDVTGDNAFNTEAYLMSPSTARGGSEEIVLKKNPGGRKPKAGKDGVVPEVKNVYAQRSSGVILPEYRLPTEAEWEYAAAADVGQREYNIYKGQKKYPWSGDYTRSSKRKNKGDQLANFKQGNGDYGGIAGWSDDGADITNAVKSYAANDFGLYDMAGNVAEWVADVYRPIIDNEANDFNYFRGNQYAKNKIGKDGKIEIITKDNIQYKTLSNGKKVATNLPGEIAQVPVDENETYLRTNFSTSDNINYRDGDKQSSRYFDFGDSESGPKADQTMYNSPKHNITTDSLGQMVRKYDNSSKRTTLIDDNVRVYKGGSWRDRAYWLDPAQRRYFPQDMATDYIGFRCAMSRVGAKSEKRKSPRN, from the coding sequence ATGAAAGTAAACAAAATTGTAGCCCTGCAATTAATGATGTCAATGGTATTGATGTTAGGCACGGCTAGTTGTAGCAAAAAATCGAGTTCCAGTCACGCTTCCAGAGCAACAGGTTGGGATGTAGATAGTCAGAATGGAACGGCTGCTAGAAATGCAGGAAAAAAACAACAGGCTGGTCCTGGTTTAGTTTTTGTTGAAGGAGGTACGTTTACAATGGGTAAAGTACAGGATGATGTTATGCACGATTGGAATAACACACCTACTCAACAACACGTTCAGTCATTCTATATGGATGAAACTGAAGTTACGAATGGTATGTACTTAGAATACCTGGAGTGGTTAAAGAAAGTTTTCCCTCCAACAGAAGAAAATTACAAAAACATTTACGAAGGAGCATCGCCAGATACATTGGTGTGGAGAAATCGTTTAGGGTATAACGAAACGATGACTAACAACTACTTAAGACATCCTTCTTATGCTAACTATCCTGTAGTTGGTGTAAACTGGATTCAAGCTGTTGAATTTGCTAAATGGAGAACTGACCGTGTTAATGAGGCTGTTCTTGAGAAAAACGGATATCTTCAAAAAGGTGCTAAAACAAATGATGTTACCGGAGATAATGCATTTAATACTGAGGCTTATTTAATGTCTCCAAGTACTGCACGTGGTGGTAGTGAAGAAATTGTATTAAAGAAAAATCCTGGTGGTAGAAAACCAAAAGCTGGAAAAGATGGTGTAGTTCCTGAAGTGAAAAATGTGTACGCACAACGTTCTTCCGGAGTTATTTTGCCAGAGTACAGACTTCCTACTGAAGCAGAATGGGAGTATGCAGCTGCTGCAGATGTTGGACAAAGAGAATACAATATATATAAAGGACAAAAGAAATATCCTTGGTCTGGAGATTATACACGTTCATCTAAACGTAAAAACAAAGGTGATCAATTGGCTAACTTTAAACAAGGAAACGGTGATTACGGTGGAATTGCTGGTTGGTCAGATGATGGTGCAGATATTACAAATGCTGTAAAAAGCTATGCTGCCAATGATTTTGGATTATACGATATGGCTGGAAACGTAGCCGAATGGGTTGCCGATGTTTACAGACCTATTATCGATAATGAAGCAAATGATTTTAACTACTTTAGAGGAAATCAATACGCTAAAAACAAAATTGGTAAAGATGGTAAAATTGAAATTATCACTAAAGATAACATTCAATACAAAACATTAAGTAACGGTAAAAAAGTTGCTACTAATTTACCAGGAGAAATTGCTCAGGTTCCAGTTGATGAAAATGAAACTTACTTAAGAACAAACTTCAGTACAAGTGACAACATCAATTACAGAGATGGTGATAAACAATCTTCAAGATATTTTGACTTTGGAGATTCTGAGTCAGGACCAAAAGCTGATCAGACAATGTACAACTCTCCTAAACATAATATCACTACTGATAGTTTAGGTCAAATGGTTAGAAAATATGACAACTCAAGTAAACGTACTACATTAATCGATGATAATGTAAGAGTTTACAAAGGTGGTTCTTGGAGAGATAGAGCTTATTGGTTAGATCCAGCTCAAAGAAGATATTTCCCTCAGGATATGGCAACTGATTACATCGGATTTAGATGTGCAATGTCAAGAGTAGGTGCAAAATCTGAAAAAAGAAAATCACCTAGAAACTAG
- the murF gene encoding UDP-N-acetylmuramoyl-tripeptide--D-alanyl-D-alanine ligase, translated as MNIQDIHNLFLQCKSVSIDTRKIEKDSMFFAIKGENFDANTFASKALELEALFVIIDNAAYAIDERTILVENSLETLQELAKFHRSYLKLPIVALTGSNGKTTTKELINVVLSKKFKTKATVGNLNNHIGVPLTLLSFSKETEIGIVEMGANHKKEIEFLCELAQPDYGYITNFGKAHLEGFGGVEGVIQGKSEMYQYLLKNEKLAFVNLEDPIQIEKSKGIETFTFGINKEQSNLNIKSVEANPFVVINYENFNVQSHLIGLYNANNINAAVAIGKYFKVDENDVKQAIENYIPENNRSQLLKKGSNQIILDAYNANPSSMAVAITNFLQLENQNKVMILGDMFELGNESHEEHKIIVDSLSNQDNSVCYLIGKYFYENKVSNENIHFFETFDAFAEYLKTIHFDENTILIKGSRGMALERTLEYI; from the coding sequence ATGAATATTCAGGACATTCATAACTTGTTTTTACAATGTAAATCCGTTTCAATTGATACTAGAAAAATTGAAAAAGATTCTATGTTTTTTGCTATAAAAGGAGAGAATTTTGATGCTAATACTTTTGCGTCAAAAGCACTTGAATTGGAAGCTTTGTTTGTTATTATTGACAATGCAGCTTATGCTATAGATGAAAGAACTATCTTGGTTGAGAACAGTTTGGAAACATTGCAGGAATTGGCAAAATTTCATCGTTCTTATTTAAAATTACCAATTGTTGCGTTAACTGGAAGTAATGGTAAAACCACAACGAAAGAACTTATTAATGTAGTTCTTTCTAAAAAGTTTAAAACAAAAGCTACCGTTGGAAATTTAAACAATCATATTGGAGTTCCGCTGACTTTATTGTCTTTTTCGAAAGAAACAGAAATTGGAATTGTTGAAATGGGCGCCAATCATAAAAAAGAGATTGAGTTTTTGTGCGAACTTGCTCAGCCTGATTATGGATATATTACCAATTTTGGGAAAGCACATCTGGAAGGTTTTGGTGGTGTTGAAGGTGTAATACAAGGTAAAAGCGAAATGTATCAGTATCTTTTAAAGAATGAGAAACTGGCTTTTGTTAATCTGGAAGATCCAATTCAAATTGAAAAATCTAAAGGAATCGAAACATTTACTTTTGGAATAAATAAAGAGCAATCAAACCTTAATATCAAAAGTGTTGAAGCAAATCCTTTCGTAGTTATTAATTACGAGAATTTTAATGTTCAATCTCATTTAATTGGGCTTTATAATGCTAATAATATCAATGCAGCAGTCGCGATAGGAAAGTATTTTAAAGTTGATGAGAACGACGTAAAACAAGCAATAGAAAACTATATTCCGGAGAATAACAGATCTCAATTACTGAAAAAAGGATCTAATCAAATTATATTAGACGCATATAATGCTAATCCGAGTAGTATGGCTGTGGCGATTACTAATTTTCTGCAATTAGAAAATCAGAACAAAGTCATGATTTTGGGAGATATGTTTGAACTTGGAAATGAAAGCCATGAAGAACATAAAATCATTGTCGATTCGTTATCGAATCAAGACAACTCCGTTTGTTATTTGATTGGGAAATACTTTTATGAAAATAAAGTTTCTAACGAGAATATTCACTTCTTTGAAACTTTTGATGCTTTCGCAGAATATTTAAAAACGATTCATTTCGACGAGAATACAATTTTAATAAAAGGTTCCCGTGGCATGGCGCTCGAGAGAACATTAGAATATATTTAA